The Methylococcus sp. Mc7 genomic sequence CGCCACCTCGTCCCGGTGATAGTTCTGCCCGGCAAGACGCAGATGCCGCTCCGCTTCGGCGGGCAAGCCCTCGCCCAGGCATTCCGCCACCGGATCGCCGTCAAGCGCGCCTAAGACCGGCTCCTCCGTGGCTTTGAGCGCCGCGCTGTCAGCAGCCGTGCCCATGTCCGGCTCAGGCGCTCTTGATGGGGATGCTGGAAATCCCCACGGAAACCTCGGCCGGAACGGCGCCCGGCGCGTTGGTGCCGCAGCTTCCGCAACCCGTCGCTTTCGGATCGATGAACACCAGACCGCTCTGCAAAGGAGTGTCCTTGAAATCCATGGTCACGCCCTGCAGCAGCAAGCGGCTCTCCGCGGGCAGGAACAGCTTCAGCCCCTGTACGGTGACGACGGCATCACCCGGCAAGGGCGCGGCTTCGACGCTGAATTCGGAAGCCAGGCCGGAACAGCCGCCCGGGCTGACCAGCAACCTGAAGCCGGCGTCGGGTCCGGCGCCGCCGAAACGCACCATGCGCTGAATGAACTTTTCCGCACTCGGAGTGATGGTTAGATCCATTGATGTTCCCCTTAAGCCGCTTCGTATCGCGGGTAGTTTTCGTCAATGATGCAGGTGAGGTCGATGGGACACACCGCCACGCACTGCGGTTCGTCGTAATGGCCGATGCACTCGGTGCATTTGGCCGGGTCGATCACGAACAGCCCATTGCTCGCTTCCGAAATGGCCTGGTTCGGACATTCCGGCTCGCAGGCGCAACAGCCCGTGCAGTTTTCTTCGACTATGGTGTAAGCCATGTTTCAAACTCCTGGGTGGGATACCCTCGTTCCCAGCCTTTCCCTTCTGGGCATTGCCGTAGAGTTAAATGTGCCTCGTCACCCCGGCAGGGAATGCCGGGGTCCAGGAACCAAGGATGGTTACGGCCTAACACATCCCTGTGCCCTGGATTCTTGCCGGGCTGTCCTGCCCGGCACCCTGCGGGCCGTTGTCAATCCGCTCCTGGCGGATTGGTCCGGCGATCCCTGCCGGAATGACGGCTTAACTGAATCTATTTCCCCACATCAAGCCGCAATCAAAGCGCCCTGGCGGATTTCCGCATCGCCCTTGGCGACGTGCTCGATCTCGCCGGCCGCAACCTTGTCGATGTACTCCTTGAAGTAAGCGATCGCCGACTGCTCGATGAACTGACCGGCGTACTGGTCCACCGGATCGATGCCCGCCGTCTTCAGATCGTTCTTCGGACAGCCGCCGATCTTGGCCACGAATACCGCATGGCAGTCGTTGATGGCCCGGATCACCGTGCCCAGCGCGTCCTCCTCGCCATAGCCGCCCTGGCAGTACAGGTCCACCCGGCGGTGGCCGACGAACTTGGCGCCCGAGGTCGACAGCTCGTAGATCTGGAACTCGCTGGCATGGCCAAAGTGCTCGTTGACCTTGCCGCCGCCCTTGGTCGCCACCGCGATCAGCATCTTGATGTCGGAATGCGCGCCGGCCAGGGTCTGCAGTTCTTCCTGCTTGGCCGCCACCACCGCCTGACGCTCGCTCTCCACGGCGGCCTGGTAGGCCTTGCGAGCGTCGAGGTCGTAATTGACCTCCATCTCCATGATCTTGTCGGTGGTGAACTCCGCGCTGCGGTCCTCGCCCAGCAGACCCACCGCATCGGCGCGGCACTGGCGGCAATGGCGCATCATGTTCATCTCGCCTTCGCAGCTGTCCTGCAGCGCCTTCAGTTCCTGCGCCGTCGGGCCGCGCTGGCCGGTCAGTCCGAACACGGTGCCGTGCTCCGGCGCCGAGATCAGCGGCATGATGTTGTGCAGGAAGGCCCCGCGCGACTTCACCGCCTTGTTGACCTCGACCAGATGCTGGTCGTTGATGCCCGGAATCATCACCGAATTGATCTTCGACAGGATGCCGCGCTCGGTCAGCATCTCCAGGCCCTGCAACTGGCGTTCGGTCAGGATCTTGGCCGCATCCACGCCGGTGTAGCGTTTCTTGTTGTAGTAGATCCAGGGATAGATCTTGGCGCCCACCTCCGGATCGATCATGTTGATGGTGATGGTGACGTGATCGATGTTGTACTGAGACAGCCGATCGACGTGATCGGGCAGGGCCAGGCCGTTGGTGGACACGCACAGCTTGATGTCCGGCGCGGTCTTGGCGATCAGCTCGAAGGTCTTGAAGGTCTTTTCCGGATTGGCCAGCGGATCGCCGGGACCGGCGATGCCGAGCACCGTCATCTGCGGAATGGTGGAAGCCACCGCCAGCACCTTCTTCGCCGCCTGTTCCGGAGTCAGCTTTTCGCTCACCACGCCCGGCCGGCTCTCGTTGGCACAGTCGTACTTGCGGTTGCAGTAGTTGCACTGGATGTTGCAGGCCGGAGCCACCGCCACATGCATGCGCGCGTAGTGATGGTGCGCCTCTTCGCTGTAGCAGGGATGGTTCTTCACCTTCTCCCAGATTTCCGGCGGCAGATCATTCTCGCCCGCGCCGGAACCGCAGCTCGCCTTGCCGGAGCCG encodes the following:
- a CDS encoding iron-sulfur cluster assembly accessory protein, yielding MDLTITPSAEKFIQRMVRFGGAGPDAGFRLLVSPGGCSGLASEFSVEAAPLPGDAVVTVQGLKLFLPAESRLLLQGVTMDFKDTPLQSGLVFIDPKATGCGSCGTNAPGAVPAEVSVGISSIPIKSA
- the nifB gene encoding nitrogenase cofactor biosynthesis protein NifB, which encodes MQTVQNHTGAESAGVNAAANVDEIMQKVAEHKGCGTSGGSGKASCGSGAGENDLPPEIWEKVKNHPCYSEEAHHHYARMHVAVAPACNIQCNYCNRKYDCANESRPGVVSEKLTPEQAAKKVLAVASTIPQMTVLGIAGPGDPLANPEKTFKTFELIAKTAPDIKLCVSTNGLALPDHVDRLSQYNIDHVTITINMIDPEVGAKIYPWIYYNKKRYTGVDAAKILTERQLQGLEMLTERGILSKINSVMIPGINDQHLVEVNKAVKSRGAFLHNIMPLISAPEHGTVFGLTGQRGPTAQELKALQDSCEGEMNMMRHCRQCRADAVGLLGEDRSAEFTTDKIMEMEVNYDLDARKAYQAAVESERQAVVAAKQEELQTLAGAHSDIKMLIAVATKGGGKVNEHFGHASEFQIYELSTSGAKFVGHRRVDLYCQGGYGEEDALGTVIRAINDCHAVFVAKIGGCPKNDLKTAGIDPVDQYAGQFIEQSAIAYFKEYIDKVAAGEIEHVAKGDAEIRQGALIAA
- a CDS encoding 4Fe-4S binding protein, with product MAYTIVEENCTGCCACEPECPNQAISEASNGLFVIDPAKCTECIGHYDEPQCVAVCPIDLTCIIDENYPRYEAA